The bacterium genome includes a window with the following:
- a CDS encoding Hpt domain-containing protein: MPTLEQIASELVLLSPDDSASRLHLEKMLRDLAQSGDAPEAVRELAWQAIVLVQGLLQAKDPDANLRKLSALLDQMIAAEAESGGGNGATASASSSSSGSVIDDGLVAEFLSKQESTLTDFEADCLALENGDTSRFPALKRQIHTWKGEAGLLGFHDLSSAMHGIEEALGELKNPDPAAVSDTLLELKDRLGEYFTARRAGAEFSLDVSATLAALNAIPSVAAVASVPEPVCVAESSPPEETPAAPSVAGRIFEMPAEIDMDLVQEFRSESVEHFQQAELALMALENDPADSESVNTVFRAFHTVKGVAGFVGVSYITELAHKAETFFDRFRKGTLTMRGTHTDLAFEAVDMLKHLLGTLNEAISSGRYEVTPAYERLIHRLEHPEALDGGSRGGGIREKVGEILLREGKISPIDVDTALAKQQEGDSRPVGEILVEQQAAKPVDVAHALRSQQPAGRDHEPEGTVKVYTSRLDNLINMVGELVIAQSMVSQDPLIQKATNQRLVRNVAQLNKITRSLQELSLSMRMVSVKSTFQKMARLVRDLARKAHKEIAFITEGEETELDRNMVEAIADPLVHMVRNAADHGIESPDEREQAGKPRQGRILLRAAHEGGSVIITLSDDGRGLNKQKILVKAVERELVEPGAQLTDAEIHKLLFMPGFSTADKVTDVSGRGVGMDVVRTNIEALRGTVEIHSQENAGSVFSVRLPLTLAIIDGMVVRVGFDRFILPTIAITETFRAEEKDVSTVHGQAELVMLRGDLIPVARLHRLFDIQDGVASLTEGILVVTESKGRRIALLVDELLGQQQVVIKSLGTIFGRVQGVSGGAIMGDGQVSLILDTEGLIQLSTN; the protein is encoded by the coding sequence TTGCCAACGCTCGAACAGATTGCCTCGGAACTGGTTCTACTTTCCCCTGACGATAGCGCGTCCCGTCTCCATCTGGAGAAGATGCTGCGGGATTTGGCGCAGTCGGGCGACGCCCCGGAAGCCGTGCGGGAGCTGGCATGGCAGGCGATCGTGCTGGTACAAGGCCTCCTGCAGGCCAAAGATCCGGATGCGAATCTGCGCAAACTCAGCGCCTTGCTCGATCAAATGATCGCGGCTGAGGCCGAATCCGGCGGGGGGAACGGAGCCACCGCCAGCGCCTCCTCTTCATCCTCCGGCAGCGTCATTGACGACGGACTGGTGGCGGAGTTTCTTTCCAAGCAGGAATCCACGCTGACCGATTTCGAGGCCGACTGCCTGGCTCTCGAAAACGGGGACACGTCCCGTTTTCCCGCACTGAAACGTCAGATTCACACGTGGAAAGGCGAAGCCGGACTGCTCGGTTTCCACGATCTGTCTTCGGCTATGCATGGAATCGAGGAGGCTCTGGGCGAGCTGAAAAATCCCGATCCGGCCGCCGTTTCGGACACGCTGCTTGAACTGAAAGACCGGCTCGGCGAATACTTCACGGCGCGACGGGCGGGTGCGGAATTCTCTCTGGACGTTTCTGCCACTCTGGCCGCGCTGAATGCCATTCCTTCCGTCGCTGCCGTCGCCTCCGTTCCCGAACCCGTTTGCGTTGCCGAGTCTTCCCCTCCCGAGGAAACCCCCGCAGCGCCTTCGGTCGCCGGTCGCATCTTTGAGATGCCGGCTGAGATTGACATGGATCTCGTACAGGAGTTCCGGTCTGAATCGGTCGAGCATTTCCAGCAGGCCGAACTGGCGCTGATGGCGCTCGAAAACGATCCCGCGGATTCGGAATCGGTGAACACGGTGTTCCGGGCGTTCCATACGGTCAAGGGCGTGGCCGGTTTCGTGGGCGTTTCCTATATCACCGAGCTCGCCCACAAGGCCGAAACGTTTTTCGACCGCTTCCGCAAGGGCACGCTGACCATGCGCGGCACTCACACCGATCTGGCCTTTGAAGCGGTGGATATGCTGAAGCATCTGCTGGGCACGCTGAACGAAGCCATTAGCTCGGGACGATATGAAGTAACTCCGGCCTACGAACGTCTCATCCATCGCCTAGAACATCCGGAGGCTCTCGACGGCGGGAGCCGCGGAGGGGGAATCCGGGAAAAGGTCGGTGAGATTCTGCTTCGGGAAGGCAAGATCAGCCCCATCGACGTGGACACGGCTCTGGCCAAGCAACAGGAGGGCGACTCGCGGCCGGTGGGGGAGATTCTGGTGGAGCAACAGGCGGCCAAACCGGTGGACGTGGCTCATGCTCTGCGCTCGCAACAGCCGGCGGGTCGCGACCACGAACCGGAAGGCACCGTCAAAGTCTATACGTCTCGCCTCGACAATCTCATCAACATGGTCGGTGAGCTGGTCATTGCCCAGTCCATGGTCAGTCAAGACCCGCTCATTCAGAAAGCAACCAACCAGCGGCTCGTCCGCAACGTAGCGCAGCTCAACAAGATCACGCGCTCGCTGCAAGAGCTGAGTCTCTCGATGCGGATGGTGTCGGTCAAGTCCACCTTCCAGAAGATGGCGCGACTGGTGCGCGACCTCGCGCGCAAAGCGCATAAAGAGATCGCGTTCATCACCGAAGGCGAAGAGACCGAGCTCGATCGCAACATGGTTGAAGCCATCGCCGATCCGCTCGTGCACATGGTGCGAAACGCCGCCGATCATGGCATCGAATCGCCGGACGAACGTGAGCAAGCGGGCAAACCCCGGCAGGGACGGATTCTGCTTCGCGCCGCTCACGAGGGCGGATCGGTCATCATTACGCTCAGCGACGACGGACGCGGCCTGAACAAGCAGAAGATTCTGGTCAAAGCCGTCGAGCGCGAACTGGTCGAGCCGGGCGCTCAGCTCACCGATGCCGAGATTCACAAACTGCTTTTCATGCCCGGCTTCTCGACCGCCGACAAGGTGACGGACGTTTCGGGCCGCGGCGTCGGCATGGACGTGGTTCGCACGAACATCGAAGCCCTGCGCGGCACGGTCGAAATCCACTCGCAGGAGAACGCCGGTTCCGTCTTCAGCGTTCGGCTGCCGCTAACCCTGGCCATCATTGATGGAATGGTCGTTCGCGTCGGTTTCGATCGCTTCATTCTTCCCACCATTGCCATTACCGAGACCTTCCGCGCCGAGGAAAAGGACGTCTCCACGGTGCATGGGCAAGCGGAGCTGGTGATGCTGCGCGGCGATCTGATCCCCGTTGCCCGACTGCATCGTCTATTCGATATCCAAGACGGCGTTGCGAGTCTTACCGAGGGGATTCTGGTCGTCACCGAGAGCAAGGGACGCCGCATCGCCCTCTTGGTGGACGAGCTCCTCGGTCAGCAGCAAGTGGTGATTAAGAGTCTGGGAACGATCTTCGGCCGCGTGCAGGGAGTCAGCGGCGGCGCCATCATGGGAGACGGGCAGGTCAGCCTTATCCTCGATACCGAAGGTCTGATCCAGTTGAGCACAAACTGA